A window of the Isosphaera pallida ATCC 43644 genome harbors these coding sequences:
- the hslV gene encoding ATP-dependent protease subunit HslV gives MWRRTTILTARRGNRVALGGDGQVTLGATIMKADASKIRRLLDGKVLVGFAGGAADGLALVEKFEAKLKDHPDNLPRAAVELAKLWRTDRLLRRLEAMLIAADARHSLLISGSGDVIQPNDGLVAAGSGGMFALAAARALVKHTDLDPAALVREALTIAAGIDIYTNDQLIVEELA, from the coding sequence ATTTGGCGTCGGACCACCATTTTGACTGCTCGTCGGGGCAACCGGGTGGCCCTAGGAGGTGATGGTCAGGTGACCTTGGGCGCGACCATTATGAAGGCCGACGCCTCCAAGATCCGCCGTTTGCTCGACGGCAAAGTGCTGGTGGGCTTCGCGGGAGGCGCGGCCGATGGCTTGGCGTTGGTCGAGAAGTTCGAGGCCAAGCTCAAGGACCACCCCGACAATTTGCCCCGCGCGGCGGTGGAACTCGCCAAACTCTGGCGTACCGATCGACTGCTCCGGCGTCTGGAGGCGATGTTGATCGCCGCCGACGCGCGGCACAGCCTGCTGATTTCCGGCTCGGGCGACGTAATCCAACCCAACGACGGCCTCGTGGCCGCCGGCTCGGGCGGCATGTTCGCCCTGGCCGCCGCCCGCGCGCTGGTGAAGCACACCGACCTCGACCCCGCTGCCCTGGTCCGCGAGGCGCTGACGATCGCCGCGGGGATCGACATCTATACCAACGATCAACTCATCGTGGAGGAACTGGCGTGA
- a CDS encoding CDP-alcohol phosphatidyltransferase family protein, which translates to MDRPTSPVPVQVAQPFVSERPTLEQLRARVHKPRHRQRGNRLAIHWGRPAAVYGTWLAIRWGLSAHAVTLGAVLTTLLAALALARGGLWGWIGGALLLHVAFWLDHVDGQVARWRGTSGLDGVYFDYLYHHLWSLVVGFSLGWGVARVWEQPLGIVAGFLVALGWVLLGLHNDCRYKAFFERLKRVGAEPEERIALADPLPTGWTFQARLDHPDRPETIAASDPIDQPPLQPAPIRSLMTQAALVACEPHQVVIALTLLALVGAMVGTEAGAVLMAAYLGSMALLAPTLAVARITRAIVGGRIEQGFAAWFMAVPSPTHRRNEAEAH; encoded by the coding sequence ATGGATCGGCCAACCTCGCCCGTTCCCGTTCAGGTCGCCCAACCGTTCGTAAGCGAGCGGCCCACGCTGGAGCAGTTGCGGGCGCGGGTCCACAAGCCCAGGCATCGGCAGCGGGGCAACCGCCTGGCGATCCACTGGGGGCGTCCGGCGGCGGTCTACGGCACTTGGTTGGCGATCCGCTGGGGACTCTCGGCGCACGCGGTCACCTTGGGGGCCGTGCTAACGACCCTGCTGGCCGCCCTCGCTCTGGCCCGGGGCGGTCTTTGGGGCTGGATTGGCGGGGCGTTGCTGCTCCATGTCGCCTTCTGGCTTGATCATGTCGATGGTCAGGTGGCGCGTTGGCGGGGGACCTCCGGACTCGACGGCGTGTATTTCGATTATCTCTACCATCATCTTTGGTCGCTGGTCGTCGGCTTCAGCCTAGGTTGGGGCGTGGCGAGGGTTTGGGAGCAACCGCTGGGGATCGTCGCGGGGTTCCTCGTGGCGCTGGGGTGGGTCTTGCTGGGTCTGCACAACGATTGTCGCTATAAAGCGTTTTTCGAGCGGCTCAAACGGGTCGGAGCCGAGCCGGAGGAGCGGATCGCCCTGGCCGACCCGTTGCCAACCGGGTGGACCTTCCAAGCGCGGTTGGATCATCCTGACCGTCCAGAGACAATCGCGGCGTCCGATCCGATCGACCAACCGCCGCTGCAACCGGCCCCAATTCGATCCCTGATGACCCAGGCCGCCTTGGTGGCTTGCGAACCTCATCAAGTGGTGATCGCGTTGACCCTGCTGGCGTTGGTCGGCGCGATGGTCGGAACCGAAGCCGGGGCAGTCCTGATGGCGGCTTATCTGGGCAGCATGGCGTTGCTGGCTCCCACATTGGCGGTGGCGCGGATCACCCGCGCCATCGTCGGCGGACGAATCGAACAGGGGTTCGCCGCGTGGTTCATGGCCGTTCCCAGCCCAACTCACCGCCGGAACGAGGCTGAGGCGCATTGA
- a CDS encoding gamma-glutamyl-gamma-aminobutyrate hydrolase family protein produces the protein MGHGCPPTWGVGHNYSRAITQAGGLPWLIPACPSDPAALRAIFEDLDGLCLAGGHDIHPESYGQERSPLCRRHDRDRDRVELTLTRWAVAEGVPVLGICRGMQLLNVALGGTLYQDVAQEYSPWLDHDCFPGPDNAHQRSSLIHHVEMVRGSRIHDALERPVAPVPVNSMHHQGIRGLAPGLTATAHAPDGLIEAVEHTDHAFVVGVQWHPEELVMEHASMRALYRSFIAQARYRALARYGNAALRAS, from the coding sequence ATGGGACATGGTTGCCCGCCGACCTGGGGAGTGGGCCACAACTACAGCCGGGCGATCACTCAGGCGGGCGGGCTGCCTTGGCTGATTCCGGCGTGTCCGTCCGACCCGGCCGCTCTGCGGGCGATCTTCGAGGACCTAGATGGGTTGTGTTTGGCTGGCGGCCACGATATCCACCCCGAGTCGTATGGCCAGGAGCGCTCGCCGCTTTGCCGCCGTCACGACCGCGACCGCGATCGAGTCGAGTTGACCCTGACACGCTGGGCGGTAGCCGAGGGGGTGCCGGTCCTGGGTATCTGCCGGGGGATGCAGCTGCTCAACGTTGCTTTGGGCGGCACCCTTTATCAGGACGTCGCCCAGGAATACTCTCCTTGGTTAGACCATGACTGCTTTCCCGGACCCGACAATGCCCACCAGCGGTCGTCGCTGATTCACCATGTCGAGATGGTTCGTGGTTCCCGGATTCACGACGCCCTGGAGCGTCCTGTCGCTCCGGTACCAGTCAATAGCATGCACCACCAGGGCATTCGCGGTTTGGCTCCGGGTCTGACCGCCACCGCCCACGCCCCCGACGGCCTGATCGAAGCGGTCGAACACACCGACCACGCCTTTGTCGTCGGCGTGCAGTGGCATCCCGAGGAACTGGTGATGGAACACGCTTCAATGCGGGCGCTTTACCGCAGCTTCATTGCTCAAGCCCGCTATCGCGCCCTGGCCCGCTACGGCAATGCCGCCCTCCGCGCCTCTTGA
- a CDS encoding DUF5522 domain-containing protein, producing MTRLREGRDFYYDSDGRMVLTAEFLAARGHCCGSGCRHCPYPPRTDTPSANSNDTRDETIDPNWVAMSATHPHRNAFAEQERSHGLTSSSSPLLDKVA from the coding sequence ATGACTCGTCTTCGGGAAGGTCGGGATTTCTATTACGATTCAGATGGACGCATGGTCCTCACCGCCGAGTTCCTCGCGGCGCGGGGGCATTGCTGCGGCAGCGGATGCCGCCACTGCCCCTATCCGCCACGAACCGATACCCCTTCGGCGAATTCCAACGACACGCGGGATGAGACGATCGATCCCAACTGGGTCGCTATGTCAGCAACCCACCCTCATCGGAACGCATTCGCCGAGCAGGAACGTTCGCACGGCCTGACCTCCTCGTCCTCGCCACTCTTGGACAAGGTGGCCTGA
- a CDS encoding C-terminal binding protein — protein sequence MSLTSPRPRFWVLVADFLDEAAIETEILGDLADLTLAQAFDETALSPYLEPQGAGSDAQGPDAVLLFHDLKRLSAASFKRMPRCKVVVRAGVGFDNVDLDAANQAGIPVCNVPDYGTEEVADHALMLLLAVARRLIDCDRPLRQGRWNASFVHGAPRLRGKTLGLVGCGRIGTAMVLRAKPLGLRVMVHDPKAVRGLDKALGVERVETLAELAAQADFLSLHCPLDSSTYHLINHAIFSVMKPGAILINTARGPVVDETALLEALERGPLAGAGLDVLESEPPAAERLTALLNHPRVIVTPHVAFYSVEGYCELRHKAAHEVRRALLGQPLWNVVNAPQPRSGGELGWERP from the coding sequence ATGTCCTTGACCTCCCCCCGCCCGCGCTTTTGGGTGTTGGTGGCCGACTTCCTCGACGAAGCTGCGATCGAAACCGAAATCCTCGGTGATCTGGCCGACCTAACCCTGGCCCAAGCCTTCGACGAAACCGCGTTGTCGCCGTATCTGGAGCCGCAAGGGGCCGGATCCGACGCCCAGGGACCGGACGCCGTGCTGCTTTTTCACGACCTCAAACGATTGAGCGCCGCTAGCTTTAAACGGATGCCCCGCTGCAAGGTGGTGGTCCGCGCTGGGGTCGGCTTCGACAATGTCGATCTTGACGCCGCCAACCAAGCAGGCATCCCAGTTTGCAACGTCCCGGACTACGGCACGGAGGAGGTCGCCGACCACGCCCTTATGCTGTTGCTGGCTGTCGCGCGCCGCTTGATCGACTGCGACCGCCCTCTTCGCCAAGGCCGGTGGAACGCCTCGTTCGTCCACGGCGCGCCCCGTTTGCGCGGCAAGACCCTCGGCCTGGTCGGTTGCGGACGAATCGGCACCGCGATGGTCCTCCGCGCCAAGCCGTTAGGTCTGCGGGTGATGGTCCACGACCCCAAGGCCGTTCGCGGCCTCGACAAGGCCCTAGGCGTCGAGCGGGTCGAAACCCTCGCCGAACTCGCCGCCCAGGCCGATTTCCTCAGCCTGCATTGTCCGCTCGACTCTTCAACCTATCATTTGATCAACCATGCGATTTTTAGCGTGATGAAACCCGGCGCGATTTTGATCAACACGGCGAGGGGTCCGGTGGTGGACGAGACTGCGCTTCTGGAGGCGTTGGAACGAGGCCCATTGGCCGGGGCGGGGTTGGACGTTCTGGAGTCCGAGCCGCCCGCCGCCGAGCGTTTGACCGCGCTTTTGAATCATCCACGGGTGATCGTTACGCCTCATGTGGCGTTCTACAGCGTCGAAGGGTATTGCGAACTGCGTCACAAGGCGGCCCACGAGGTCCGTCGCGCCCTTTTGGGTCAACCGCTTTGGAACGTGGTCAATGCGCCTCAGCCTCGTTCCGGCGGTGAGTTGGGCTGGGAACGGCCATGA
- the hslU gene encoding ATP-dependent protease ATPase subunit HslU has product MTPTEPPRQDAFDTTDLGDPDSTSPASSSASGPRPIRGREDEEEPIGADLTPRRIVEELDRDIVGQDRAKRAVALALRDRWRRRRLPEETRRWITPKNILMIGPTGVGKTEIARRLAQLVGAPFVKVEATKYTEVGYIGRDVESMVRDLVEAAISLVKERERKRVASQAQARAEERLIDLLLPGSASSSATGWGGGSPRRPPAAPPFVSPFGFPFGTSAPAASDSDAATDSEDAAARERRQRSRDKLRAQLREGKADHLEVELVLPGRAAPPVSIIGAAGAEQMEMELQSMFERMMPRPARPQRMTVAEARPILIEREVEALLDPETIQRSAIRLAEESGIIFIDEIDKVAGEEGAGGGGRGPDVSRGGVQRDLLPIVEGTTVTTKYGPVKTDYVLFIAAGAFHKARPSDLMPELQGRFPIRVELDDLTRDDFARILREPRVSLLNQYQALLAVEGVQLQFTPDAIDAMAEIAYQVNRSTQNIGARRLHTILERVVEEISFNAPDQVAQTEDPLVVTIDAAEVRRKLDPLVRDDDLSRFIL; this is encoded by the coding sequence GTGACCCCGACCGAACCTCCCCGTCAGGACGCTTTCGACACGACCGACCTAGGCGATCCGGACTCGACCTCACCCGCTAGCTCGTCGGCGTCTGGACCACGTCCCATCCGAGGGCGGGAAGACGAGGAGGAGCCGATCGGGGCCGATCTGACTCCCCGGCGGATCGTGGAGGAACTCGATCGGGACATCGTGGGGCAGGATCGGGCCAAGCGCGCCGTCGCGTTGGCGTTGCGCGACCGTTGGCGGCGTCGTCGCCTGCCCGAGGAGACCCGTCGCTGGATCACTCCCAAGAATATCCTCATGATTGGACCCACCGGCGTTGGCAAAACCGAGATCGCCCGTCGGTTGGCCCAACTGGTGGGTGCGCCGTTCGTCAAGGTCGAGGCGACCAAATACACCGAGGTCGGCTACATCGGCCGCGACGTGGAGAGCATGGTCCGCGACCTGGTCGAGGCCGCGATCAGCTTGGTGAAGGAACGCGAACGCAAGCGGGTCGCTTCCCAGGCCCAAGCCCGTGCCGAGGAGCGCCTGATCGACCTGCTGTTGCCCGGTTCCGCCTCGTCGTCGGCAACGGGATGGGGGGGCGGATCTCCGCGACGTCCGCCCGCCGCGCCGCCCTTTGTCAGCCCGTTCGGGTTCCCGTTTGGCACCTCCGCCCCTGCCGCTTCCGACTCCGACGCCGCAACCGACTCGGAGGACGCGGCCGCACGGGAACGTCGTCAACGCAGCCGGGACAAGCTCCGCGCTCAACTGCGTGAGGGCAAAGCCGATCATCTGGAGGTCGAACTCGTGTTGCCCGGACGCGCCGCGCCACCGGTCTCGATCATCGGCGCGGCCGGGGCTGAGCAGATGGAGATGGAACTCCAGTCGATGTTCGAGCGGATGATGCCCCGTCCGGCGCGTCCGCAACGCATGACGGTCGCCGAGGCCCGGCCGATCCTGATCGAGCGCGAGGTCGAGGCGTTGTTGGACCCGGAGACGATCCAGCGTTCGGCGATCCGCTTGGCCGAGGAGTCGGGGATCATCTTCATCGACGAAATCGACAAGGTGGCCGGCGAGGAGGGAGCCGGTGGCGGAGGCCGTGGACCAGACGTGTCGCGCGGCGGGGTCCAACGCGACCTGCTGCCCATTGTCGAGGGAACCACCGTGACCACCAAGTACGGCCCGGTCAAAACCGATTACGTCTTGTTCATCGCCGCCGGCGCATTCCACAAAGCGCGCCCGTCCGACCTGATGCCTGAACTTCAGGGACGATTTCCGATCCGGGTGGAACTCGACGACCTGACCCGCGACGACTTCGCCCGCATCCTTCGGGAACCCCGAGTTTCACTGCTCAACCAGTATCAGGCGCTGCTGGCGGTTGAAGGGGTACAACTCCAGTTTACCCCGGACGCGATTGACGCGATGGCCGAAATCGCCTATCAGGTCAACCGCTCGACCCAGAACATCGGCGCGCGTCGGTTGCACACCATCCTGGAACGGGTGGTGGAGGAGATCAGCTTCAACGCTCCCGACCAGGTCGCTCAAACCGAAGACCCCCTGGTGGTGACCATCGACGCCGCCGAAGTGCGCCGGAAACTGGATCCTTTGGTTCGAGACGATGATCTGAGCCGTTTCATCCTCTAA
- a CDS encoding glycosyltransferase family 4 protein, which produces MRLVIDGRRLTPERTGVGRYLETLLEEWAVVGPPWEPVMVALADPTAPARLPRIDGLEYRVVGANWPGLIWERFGLGRLLQRGDFLFAPANFVPTHWRGPTVSVIHDVIQFVQPSSFSWRVRAWYGWRYRLTASRSHRILTPSHATARDVMSRLKVPPQRVVVAHPGIGPEFLPVRRDSVRSRETRRAAGLRDEDRYFLFLGKRTRRRRIDLLIEAYQAARLQRPHLAERLVLGGKPSFAGDALPATLPEGVLDLGYLPESQLRVWLSGATALIYPSDYEGFGLPVIEAMACGCPVVTCRNSALTEAGGDAAIYLDRLDVESLAQTLLRLAEDTDQRQFHIDRGLRHVAAFSRSRFARIVADELVEVRDAFASRLDRRARRAGSFLWRTFPEVPRHVEPTRDFPDWRTEHVPDHRHVS; this is translated from the coding sequence ATGCGACTCGTCATCGACGGCCGCCGTTTGACACCGGAACGCACCGGGGTGGGCCGCTACCTGGAAACCCTTCTGGAAGAATGGGCCGTCGTGGGGCCCCCGTGGGAACCGGTTATGGTGGCCCTGGCCGACCCAACCGCCCCGGCCCGGTTGCCACGAATCGACGGCCTGGAGTATCGGGTGGTGGGAGCCAACTGGCCGGGGTTGATCTGGGAGCGGTTCGGTCTGGGCCGGCTACTGCAACGGGGGGATTTTTTGTTCGCCCCCGCCAATTTCGTACCCACCCACTGGCGCGGTCCCACGGTCTCGGTGATTCACGACGTGATTCAGTTTGTTCAGCCCTCCAGCTTCTCGTGGCGGGTACGCGCCTGGTACGGTTGGCGCTATCGCCTGACGGCCTCCCGGTCCCATCGGATTCTCACCCCCTCGCACGCCACGGCTCGGGATGTGATGAGTCGCTTGAAGGTGCCGCCTCAGCGGGTGGTGGTGGCTCATCCCGGCATCGGACCGGAATTCCTGCCGGTTCGCCGCGACAGCGTCCGCTCCCGTGAAACGCGACGCGCTGCGGGGTTGCGTGACGAGGACCGCTACTTTCTCTTTCTGGGCAAACGAACCCGCCGACGCCGGATCGACCTACTCATTGAAGCCTACCAAGCAGCGCGGCTCCAACGCCCCCATCTGGCCGAACGTCTGGTTTTGGGCGGCAAACCTTCCTTCGCCGGCGACGCCCTGCCTGCCACCTTGCCCGAAGGCGTCCTCGACTTGGGCTACCTGCCCGAATCCCAGCTGCGCGTCTGGCTTTCGGGAGCCACCGCGCTGATCTATCCCTCTGACTACGAAGGCTTCGGTCTGCCGGTGATCGAGGCAATGGCCTGCGGCTGTCCGGTTGTGACCTGCCGCAACAGCGCTCTGACCGAAGCGGGCGGCGACGCGGCGATCTACCTCGATCGGCTCGATGTCGAATCCTTGGCCCAAACCCTGTTGCGTCTGGCCGAAGACACCGACCAACGCCAGTTTCACATCGACCGGGGCTTGAGGCATGTCGCGGCCTTCAGTCGATCCCGTTTCGCCCGGATCGTCGCCGACGAACTCGTGGAAGTGCGCGACGCCTTCGCCTCCCGGCTCGATCGCCGCGCCCGACGCGCCGGCAGCTTCCTCTGGCGAACCTTTCCCGAGGTGCCTCGGCACGTCGAACCCACCCGCGATTTCCCCGACTGGCGAACCGAACACGTCCCGGATCACCGCCACGTCTCTTAG
- a CDS encoding DUF1573 domain-containing protein — translation MGWTIVTTASGSTWARRPPSTSTLSGGGGRTWSKPCRWLLTAVLAATVGGWLVPLTFCAQAQTMLGGGLFGRSSARDLVEQPHHDFGVVPRGARMTHAFNVANPLSVPLTIERLEASCGCTLARPEQTTIPPGESSRIIASFDTAKFVGPKQVRLTVTLSDPQGRLKELSLKLSAVIRPDLTLSPGQLDFGRVDPERVIERTLTLARVQGPDDFAPTRMISACRFLDAELAELQRRPGLTRYLLTARLKPGGPAGPFREEIRILTNDPDAPSITIPVVGEVPEVLVASPRHLALGRLEPGRVVETRVLIRGPAPFRVTGIDGLGDGVECVDPPWEGSAAARPVQVLTLRFTPPVPPSDRHPFPSPPGDWHRVLVVRTDLPAAPSLDLPISATLAHP, via the coding sequence ATGGGTTGGACTATCGTCACCACGGCGTCGGGCTCGACCTGGGCGCGACGACCACCATCGACATCGACCCTTTCAGGAGGGGGTGGGCGAACGTGGAGCAAGCCGTGCCGGTGGCTGCTGACCGCGGTGTTGGCCGCAACGGTTGGCGGGTGGCTGGTGCCGTTGACGTTCTGCGCTCAAGCCCAGACCATGCTGGGCGGCGGCTTGTTTGGACGGTCTTCGGCACGTGACCTAGTCGAGCAACCTCACCACGATTTCGGCGTCGTGCCACGAGGAGCGCGGATGACCCACGCCTTCAACGTGGCCAACCCCTTGAGCGTCCCATTGACCATCGAGCGACTGGAGGCGTCGTGCGGCTGCACCTTGGCTCGCCCTGAGCAGACCACGATCCCGCCCGGAGAGTCAAGCCGAATCATCGCCAGCTTCGACACCGCCAAGTTCGTCGGTCCCAAGCAGGTTCGCTTGACGGTCACGTTGAGCGATCCCCAGGGGCGTCTCAAGGAGCTTTCGCTCAAACTCTCGGCCGTGATCCGCCCCGATTTGACTCTCAGCCCCGGTCAACTCGATTTCGGACGGGTCGATCCCGAGCGTGTCATCGAACGGACCCTTACCCTGGCCCGCGTTCAGGGGCCGGACGACTTCGCCCCCACGCGGATGATCTCGGCCTGCCGGTTCCTGGACGCCGAACTCGCCGAACTGCAACGACGACCCGGACTGACCCGCTACCTCCTCACCGCGCGTCTCAAACCAGGCGGGCCAGCGGGTCCGTTCCGCGAGGAGATCCGCATCCTGACCAACGACCCCGACGCCCCCAGCATCACCATCCCCGTGGTGGGCGAAGTTCCCGAGGTTCTGGTGGCATCGCCACGCCATCTCGCCTTGGGACGTTTGGAACCAGGCCGCGTGGTCGAAACCCGGGTTCTGATCAGAGGACCAGCCCCGTTTCGCGTGACCGGCATCGACGGTTTGGGCGACGGCGTGGAATGCGTCGATCCACCTTGGGAGGGTTCCGCCGCGGCCCGTCCTGTTCAGGTCCTCACGTTGCGTTTCACCCCTCCCGTTCCTCCGTCGGACCGCCACCCATTTCCTTCCCCTCCAGGCGATTGGCACCGCGTACTGGTGGTGCGTACCGATTTGCCCGCGGCCCCCTCATTGGACCTGCCAATCTCCGCCACCCTCGCCCATCCCTGA
- a CDS encoding VOC family protein, protein MRLYMIEATVRDHAAAVSWLRDVVGFALLWHDVPRRFALFEIAPGGVHLAVKTRSSNHLAADTTWDPSEQPLAFPQRITFETDDLEATVAALSARNARLGPITDHPDEGYRKVKLLPPPGVELEVAIFGWTSDKVRGSITAHAAEAR, encoded by the coding sequence ATGCGATTGTACATGATCGAGGCGACCGTCCGCGACCATGCCGCCGCCGTCTCCTGGCTGCGCGACGTGGTGGGCTTCGCATTGTTGTGGCACGACGTCCCCCGGCGTTTCGCCCTGTTCGAGATCGCTCCCGGCGGGGTCCACCTGGCGGTCAAGACTCGCTCTTCCAACCACCTCGCCGCCGATACGACCTGGGACCCGTCGGAGCAACCACTCGCGTTTCCTCAACGGATCACCTTCGAGACTGATGACTTAGAGGCGACCGTGGCCGCCCTTAGCGCCCGGAACGCTCGATTGGGACCGATCACCGACCACCCTGATGAAGGCTACCGCAAGGTCAAACTCCTGCCGCCGCCCGGCGTCGAGTTGGAGGTGGCGATCTTCGGCTGGACCAGCGACAAGGTTCGTGGCAGCATCACCGCCCACGCCGCCGAGGCACGCTAG
- the pheT gene encoding phenylalanine--tRNA ligase subunit beta, which translates to MIVSWNWLSQYLRLDMSVEDLTNRLSLTGLNHEATEEIDGDLAIDLEVTSNRSDCLGHLGIAREIAAVFGKPPVVMPDPNPPVGGPDVASLAAVENHEPDLCPRFTARLLTGVRVGPSPWWLVRRLKTLGQDSVNNVVDLTNYVLYERGQPLHAYDFDRLEGRRLIVRRASAGEKLHALDKTEYSLTPDMLVIADAQRPVALAGVMGGLATGIQHDTVNVLLESAAFHPLTVRKTARALGLSSASSFRFERPIDPEAVDWASRRCAELILEVAGGQLHPGVLDTRPQPIPPRPPVTLRLAQIERVLGITLDRDRVIGILEALGIPLCSQPEAEPLVFQPPSWRLDVDREIDLIEEVARIHGYEQIPEDRVVPMACSRRSPRERVESTVRETLTALGFDEAYTFSLVSERLIAPLQPDSIAVQPPLRTEHSSRSRENLLRPSLVPSLLQARRHNEAHGVTDADLFEIAHVFLPRAGHEVPLELPRLAWVTGRSFLEAKGCVEALLRRLHIDAPLTATPVRRDLFAEGRAAVLTLEGDHLGFLGELSEAWRDRLDLRKVCRAVELELECLIRRSQTTAVYRPIPTTPSIERELSIMVPRDLEWARVQEAVREAGGPLLTAITFLDTFESEQLERYRGGLEGPIHSLHFGMTFQDPERTLTGAEVDEVVARIFRTCHERFRAEVAGPRPSWTST; encoded by the coding sequence ATGATCGTCAGTTGGAACTGGCTGTCGCAATATCTTCGGCTCGACATGTCGGTGGAAGACCTAACCAACCGTCTCTCCTTGACCGGCCTGAACCACGAAGCGACCGAAGAGATTGACGGCGACCTTGCCATTGATTTGGAGGTCACCAGCAACCGTTCCGACTGTCTGGGCCATTTGGGAATCGCCCGCGAGATCGCCGCGGTCTTCGGCAAGCCTCCTGTGGTCATGCCCGACCCCAACCCTCCGGTCGGCGGTCCTGACGTGGCGAGTCTCGCGGCGGTCGAGAACCACGAGCCGGACCTGTGCCCCCGCTTCACCGCCCGGCTCCTCACCGGTGTCCGCGTCGGTCCTAGCCCTTGGTGGCTCGTTCGCCGCCTCAAAACCCTGGGCCAGGATTCGGTCAACAATGTGGTCGATCTGACCAACTATGTCCTCTACGAACGCGGTCAACCCCTGCACGCCTATGACTTCGACCGTCTCGAAGGCCGCCGTCTGATCGTCCGCCGCGCCTCGGCCGGCGAGAAGCTCCACGCCTTGGACAAGACCGAATACTCCCTCACCCCCGACATGCTAGTGATCGCCGACGCCCAACGCCCCGTCGCCCTCGCCGGTGTGATGGGTGGCTTGGCCACCGGCATCCAGCACGACACCGTCAACGTCCTACTCGAATCGGCCGCGTTTCACCCCCTGACCGTCCGCAAAACCGCGCGTGCCCTGGGACTCTCCTCCGCATCCAGTTTCCGGTTCGAGCGCCCCATCGACCCCGAGGCCGTCGATTGGGCCTCCCGACGCTGCGCTGAGTTGATCCTAGAGGTTGCCGGTGGCCAACTTCATCCCGGCGTCCTGGATACCCGACCCCAACCCATTCCGCCTCGTCCCCCAGTTACCCTCCGCCTTGCTCAAATCGAGCGCGTGCTAGGCATCACCCTTGACCGCGATCGGGTCATCGGCATCCTCGAAGCCCTAGGAATCCCGCTTTGTTCCCAACCCGAGGCCGAGCCTTTGGTCTTCCAGCCCCCCTCGTGGCGGTTGGATGTGGACCGCGAGATCGACCTCATCGAAGAAGTAGCGCGGATTCACGGCTACGAACAGATCCCCGAAGACCGCGTGGTGCCGATGGCCTGCTCGCGTCGTTCGCCCCGTGAACGGGTGGAATCGACGGTGCGAGAGACCCTCACGGCGCTAGGGTTCGACGAGGCGTACACCTTCAGTCTGGTGTCGGAGCGTTTGATAGCCCCCCTCCAGCCCGACTCGATCGCGGTCCAGCCGCCGCTGCGAACCGAGCATTCCAGCCGTTCGCGGGAAAACCTGCTGAGACCCAGCTTGGTTCCTAGTCTGCTCCAGGCTCGCCGTCACAACGAAGCGCACGGGGTGACCGACGCCGATCTCTTCGAGATCGCCCATGTCTTCCTGCCCCGCGCCGGCCATGAGGTGCCTCTGGAACTGCCCCGCCTGGCGTGGGTTACCGGGCGCTCCTTCCTCGAAGCCAAAGGATGCGTGGAAGCCTTGTTGCGTCGCTTGCACATCGACGCCCCGTTGACCGCCACGCCAGTCCGCCGCGACCTGTTCGCCGAAGGACGCGCGGCGGTCTTGACCCTGGAGGGGGACCACCTCGGTTTCCTGGGCGAGCTGTCGGAGGCGTGGCGCGATCGGCTGGACCTACGCAAGGTCTGCCGGGCGGTCGAGTTGGAGTTGGAGTGTCTGATTCGCCGGTCACAAACCACGGCAGTTTATCGACCGATCCCGACGACCCCCTCGATCGAGCGGGAACTGTCGATCATGGTGCCACGCGATTTGGAGTGGGCACGTGTCCAAGAAGCTGTGCGTGAGGCCGGCGGGCCGTTGCTGACGGCGATCACCTTCCTGGACACCTTTGAGAGCGAACAGTTGGAACGTTATCGGGGTGGGTTGGAGGGACCCATCCACAGCTTGCACTTCGGCATGACCTTCCAAGATCCTGAACGCACCCTGACGGGAGCCGAGGTGGACGAGGTGGTGGCACGCATCTTCCGAACCTGCCATGAGCGCTTCCGGGCCGAAGTGGCGGGTCCACGGCCGTCGTGGACCTCCACCTGA